The Monomorium pharaonis isolate MP-MQ-018 chromosome 5, ASM1337386v2, whole genome shotgun sequence genome includes a window with the following:
- the LOC105840100 gene encoding DNA repair protein XRCC1 yields the protein MIVKLEKIISCSSEHSLYPAVNLLQHNSENWKATWRCNKPGEMLAHVIFQLSESSYITGVDIGNYQSCVVIVTGSTSLEPDNWIVLVNHKFMTNDEAANNKFKDQVQLFTKRELNPDTLKIKFDRIKVTCMQSANLKVLFGLSYIILRSDPTIDLGLDAFGKFKLKQPHVIKTPMEMMKEKMFNKMENTKTDYKKELCEQIKKESMENFIKCQQEQKLIKRPLLEKLEAGEADHVFRKNDKMQPQCSKEKTFCKSPKNIQNVSVEKVVRTPFGDVVPLQKTDNNQNNIRNTAQNSLKRSLNKLEDSPNVKFSEKKKQKCLECCTYSNDQLCATCQRLQQSKDIKNASLRVSNNIPAKLKKSFKQLLSDVTFSLSGYVNPQRDEIRRKALNMGARYIPDPNTTNKKCTHLICAFKNTPKYQQFKNHTKIVLHTFIEECFDKKKRFSWRRYALDQKDKLEPESEEEIDGNSSESVYDIDTDADSDY from the exons ATGATTGtcaaattggaaaaaataataagctgTTCTTCGGAACATTCATTGTATCCTGCTGTCAATCTTCTTCAACATAATTCAGAAAATTGGAAAGCTACATGGCGATGTAACAAACCAGGAGAGATGCTGGCACATGTCATCTTTCAGCTCTCTGAATCTTCTTATATTACAGGAGTCGATATTGGTAATTACCAGAGTTGCGTTGTGATTGTTACTGGGTCTACATCATTGGAACCTGATAATTGGATAGTTCTTGTTAACCACAAGTTTATGACTAACGATGAAGCTgccaacaataaatttaaagatcaagttcaattatttactaaaagaGAATTAAATCCAGATactttaaagataaaatttgatcGAATCAAAGTTACCTGCATGCAATCTgccaatttaaaagtattgttTGGATTATCATATATCATTTTAAGATCAGATCCCACGATTGACTTGGGATTGGATGCATttggtaaatttaaattgaagcAACCACATGTCATAAAAACACCCATGGAAATGATgaaggaaaaaatgtttaacaaaatGGAAAATACAAAGACAGATTATAAGAAAGAATTATgtgagcaaataaaaaaagagtcgatggagaattttattaaatgtcaaCAAGAACAAAAACTTATCAAGAGAccattattagaaaaattagaagCTGGAGAAGCTGATCATGTTTTTAggaaaaatgacaaaatgCAACCTCAATGTTCAAAAGAGAAGACGTTTTGTAAAAGtccaaaaaatattcaaaatgtatCAGTCGAAAAAGTAGTGAGAACTCCTTTTGGAGATGTTGTACCTTTGCAAAAAACcgataataatcaaaataatatcagaAATACTGCtcaaaattctttgaaacGTTCTTTGAATAAATTGGAAGATTCACCAAATGTAAAATTcagtgaaaaaaagaaacaaaagtgCTTGGAATGTTGCACATATTCAAATGATCAATTATGTGCAACGTGTCAACGATTGCAACAGTCCAAAGACATCAAAAATGCTTCTTTGCGAGTAAGCAACAACATTCCtgcaaaactaaaaaaatcatttaaacaattgttgaGCGACGTTACATTCTCTCTCAGTGGATATGTTAATCCACAGAGAGATGAAATTAGAAGAAAAGCTCTTAATATGGGTGCCAGATATATTCCTGATCCAAAtacaactaataaaaaatgtactcaTTTAATATgtgcttttaaaaatacaccAAAATACCAACAATTcaaaaatcatacaaaaattgttttgcataCTTTTATCGAGGAatgttttgataaaaagaagag ATTTTCATGGAGGCGATACGCTTTAGATCAAAAGGACAAATTGGAACCTGAGAGTGAAGAAGAAATCGATGGTAATTCCTCGGAATCTGTATACGACATAGACACTGATGCTGATTcggattattaa